The Brassica rapa cultivar Chiifu-401-42 chromosome A10, CAAS_Brap_v3.01, whole genome shotgun sequence genome segment GAGATGGCGGAGGAAGGGTGTACGACGCCGAGAAGCTCCAAGTATAGGATTCCTGTGTCGTTGGTTTGTCCTCCGCCGCCGAGGAAGAAATCAATGGTGGCGAGGAAACGAGATCCGCCGAGGAACGGTTACTTTCAGCCGCCGGATCTGGAGACTCTGTTCTACGCACATCCTCGACGAGAAGCATGCGCTTAGATttggttcttgttttttttttagggttGGCTTTGGTTTGGATTTGCTGTGTTTTTGTAGATACATGTTTCCCATTTCAGTGTAGTATCGTTGCTCTCGGAGACTAGACTTTAGTCTTCAGTTTCCTTTTGTGTAACGAATTTGAGTTTACTATATGAAAAAACTGAGATTCTCAGAAATcgaattgtgtttttttttcgtaAGGTTTTATTCAGACAAGGAACCGCGGTTTGTTTATTGGATTGTATTTTCAGTA includes the following:
- the LOC103847469 gene encoding cyclin-dependent protein kinase inhibitor SMR4; its protein translation is MEEVVERTTEMAEEGCTTPRSSKYRIPVSLVCPPPPRKKSMVARKRDPPRNGYFQPPDLETLFYAHPRREACA